A window from Taeniopygia guttata chromosome 10, bTaeGut7.mat, whole genome shotgun sequence encodes these proteins:
- the CALML4 gene encoding calmodulin-like protein 4 isoform X1, with the protein MRVLLMRVLVPIRSALPGIEFKECFSLYDTKQRGKIRGSELLAVMRSLGTSPTPGEVQRHLQLHRMDRNAELDFSTFLNIMYRQMKQEEPQEEILRALAMLDREKRGVISVPELRAKLTRLGEKLSEEEVDDLLREAKVGPNGTIKYEEFVRLVCLPSVDY; encoded by the exons atgagAGTATTATTAATGAGAGTATTAGTGCCAATCCGATCGGCTCTGCCGGGGATTG AGTTCAAGGAGTGCTTTTCCCTGTACGACACCAAGCAGAGGGGGAAGATCCGGGGCTCGGAGCTGCTGGCGGTGATGCGGAGCCTGGGAACCAGCCCCACGCCCGGAGAGGTGCAGCGgcacctgcagctgcacaggatGG ACAGGAACGCAGAGTTGGACTTCTCCACCTTCCTGAACATCATGTACCGGCAGATGAAGCaggaggagccccaggaggagATCCTGAGGGCCCTGGCCATGCTGGACAGGGAGAAGAGAGGAGTGATCTCCGTGCCCGAGCTCCGCGCCAAGCTCACCCGGCTCGGGGAGAAGCTCTCCGAGGAGGAAG tgGATGACCTGCTGAGGGAGGCCAAAGTCGGGCCCAATGGAACCATCAAATACGAGGAATTTGTGCGCCTCGTTTGCCTTCCCTCGGTGGATTACTGA
- the CALML4 gene encoding calmodulin-like protein 4 isoform X3: MAKFLSQDQINEFKECFSLYDTKQRGKIRGSELLAVMRSLGTSPTPGEVQRHLQLHRMDRNAELDFSTFLNIMYRQMKQEEPQEEILRALAMLDREKRGVISVPELRAKLTRLGEKLSEEEVDDLLREAKVGPNGTIKYEEFVRLVCLPSVDY; this comes from the exons ATG GCAAAGTTTCTGTCCCAGGATCAAATTAATG AGTTCAAGGAGTGCTTTTCCCTGTACGACACCAAGCAGAGGGGGAAGATCCGGGGCTCGGAGCTGCTGGCGGTGATGCGGAGCCTGGGAACCAGCCCCACGCCCGGAGAGGTGCAGCGgcacctgcagctgcacaggatGG ACAGGAACGCAGAGTTGGACTTCTCCACCTTCCTGAACATCATGTACCGGCAGATGAAGCaggaggagccccaggaggagATCCTGAGGGCCCTGGCCATGCTGGACAGGGAGAAGAGAGGAGTGATCTCCGTGCCCGAGCTCCGCGCCAAGCTCACCCGGCTCGGGGAGAAGCTCTCCGAGGAGGAAG tgGATGACCTGCTGAGGGAGGCCAAAGTCGGGCCCAATGGAACCATCAAATACGAGGAATTTGTGCGCCTCGTTTGCCTTCCCTCGGTGGATTACTGA
- the CALML4 gene encoding calmodulin-like protein 4 isoform X2: MAKFLSQDQINDRNAELDFSTFLNIMYRQMKQEEPQEEILRALAMLDREKRGVISVPELRAKLTRLGEKLSEEEVDDLLREAKVGPNGTIKYEEFVRLVCLPSVDY, from the exons ATG GCAAAGTTTCTGTCCCAGGATCAAATTAATG ACAGGAACGCAGAGTTGGACTTCTCCACCTTCCTGAACATCATGTACCGGCAGATGAAGCaggaggagccccaggaggagATCCTGAGGGCCCTGGCCATGCTGGACAGGGAGAAGAGAGGAGTGATCTCCGTGCCCGAGCTCCGCGCCAAGCTCACCCGGCTCGGGGAGAAGCTCTCCGAGGAGGAAG tgGATGACCTGCTGAGGGAGGCCAAAGTCGGGCCCAATGGAACCATCAAATACGAGGAATTTGTGCGCCTCGTTTGCCTTCCCTCGGTGGATTACTGA
- the CLN6 gene encoding ceroid-lipofuscinosis neuronal protein 6 isoform X1, which translates to MQGSARRRPFPAAAPGSAPSAGPLYPGRHGVGKAEDTFKTSPFHLDLWFYFTLQNWVLDFGRPIAMIILPLEWFPLNKPSAGDYFHMAYNVITPFLLLKLIERSPKTLPRSMVYVSIITFVMGASIHLVGDSVNHRLIFSGYQHHLSVRENPIIRNLKPETLIDSFELLYYYDEYLGHSMWYIPFFLILFIYFTGCFTPAARRGRMPLAALLLVGPSSLYYCCPRRYLVTEGQIFILYIFTFFAMLALVLQQRRRGLVPDSNGRFLLLSFLLTLLLIAAWVGWLWNDGTLRRRYPGVIYIPEPWAFYTLHVGTPHPAPGGS; encoded by the exons ATGCAGGGCTCGGCGCGGCGCCGGCCGTTcccggccgcggccccgggcTCGGCCCCGTCCGCCGGGCCGCTCTACCCGGGCAG GCATGGGGTGGGGAAGGCCGAGGACACCTTCAAGACGTCCCCGTTCCACCTGGACCTGTGGTTCTACTTCACCCTGCAGAACTGGGTGCTGGATTTCGGGCGCCCCATCGCCATG ATCATCCTCCCCCTGGAATGGTTTCCTCTGAACAAACCCAGTGCTGGGGATTATTTCCACATGGCTTACAACGTTATCAcccccttcctgctgctgaag ctcaTCGAGAGGTCCCCCAAGACCCTGCCCAGGTCCATGGTCTACGTCAGCATCATCACCTTCGTGATGGGCGCCAGCATCCACCTGGTGGGAGACTCGGTGAACCACCGGCTGATCTTCAGCGGGTACCAGCACCACCTGTCCGTCAGGGAGAACCCCATCATCAGGAACCTCAAACCAGAGACCCTG ATCGATTCCTTCGAGCTGCTCTACTACTACGACGAATATTTGGGGCACTCCATGTG gtacaTCCCGTTTTTCCTGATCCTCTTCATTTACTTCACCGGGTGCTTCAcgccggcggcgcggcggggccggatgcccctggcagccctgctcctggtgggGCCCAGCAGCCTCTACTACTG TTGTCCCCGCAGGTACCTGGTGACCGAGGGCCAGATCTTCATCCTCTACATCTTCACCTTCTTCGCCATGCTGgcgctggtgctgcagcagcggCGCCGGGGGCTGGTGCCCGACAGCAACGGGcgcttcctgctgctctccttcctcctcaccctcctcctcaTCGCCGCCTGGGTGGGCTGGCTCTGGAACGACGGGACCCTGCGCCGCCGCTACCCGGGCGTCATCTACATCCCCGAGCCCTGGGCCTTCTACACGCTGCACGTCGGCACCCCGCACCCCGCCCCGGGGGGCTCCtga
- the CLN6 gene encoding ceroid-lipofuscinosis neuronal protein 6 isoform X2, whose translation MQGSARRRPFPAAAPGSAPSAGPLYPGRHGVGKAEDTFKTSPFHLDLWFYFTLQNWVLDFGRPIAMIILPLEWFPLNKPSAGDYFHMAYNVITPFLLLKLIERSPKTLPRSMVYVSIITFVMGASIHLVGDSVNHRLIFSGYQHHLSVRENPIIRNLKPETLIDSFELLYYYDEYLGHSMWYIPFFLILFIYFTGCFTPAARRGRMPLAALLLVGPSSLYYWYLVTEGQIFILYIFTFFAMLALVLQQRRRGLVPDSNGRFLLLSFLLTLLLIAAWVGWLWNDGTLRRRYPGVIYIPEPWAFYTLHVGTPHPAPGGS comes from the exons ATGCAGGGCTCGGCGCGGCGCCGGCCGTTcccggccgcggccccgggcTCGGCCCCGTCCGCCGGGCCGCTCTACCCGGGCAG GCATGGGGTGGGGAAGGCCGAGGACACCTTCAAGACGTCCCCGTTCCACCTGGACCTGTGGTTCTACTTCACCCTGCAGAACTGGGTGCTGGATTTCGGGCGCCCCATCGCCATG ATCATCCTCCCCCTGGAATGGTTTCCTCTGAACAAACCCAGTGCTGGGGATTATTTCCACATGGCTTACAACGTTATCAcccccttcctgctgctgaag ctcaTCGAGAGGTCCCCCAAGACCCTGCCCAGGTCCATGGTCTACGTCAGCATCATCACCTTCGTGATGGGCGCCAGCATCCACCTGGTGGGAGACTCGGTGAACCACCGGCTGATCTTCAGCGGGTACCAGCACCACCTGTCCGTCAGGGAGAACCCCATCATCAGGAACCTCAAACCAGAGACCCTG ATCGATTCCTTCGAGCTGCTCTACTACTACGACGAATATTTGGGGCACTCCATGTG gtacaTCCCGTTTTTCCTGATCCTCTTCATTTACTTCACCGGGTGCTTCAcgccggcggcgcggcggggccggatgcccctggcagccctgctcctggtgggGCCCAGCAGCCTCTACTACTG GTACCTGGTGACCGAGGGCCAGATCTTCATCCTCTACATCTTCACCTTCTTCGCCATGCTGgcgctggtgctgcagcagcggCGCCGGGGGCTGGTGCCCGACAGCAACGGGcgcttcctgctgctctccttcctcctcaccctcctcctcaTCGCCGCCTGGGTGGGCTGGCTCTGGAACGACGGGACCCTGCGCCGCCGCTACCCGGGCGTCATCTACATCCCCGAGCCCTGGGCCTTCTACACGCTGCACGTCGGCACCCCGCACCCCGCCCCGGGGGGCTCCtga
- the FEM1B gene encoding protein fem-1 homolog B: protein MEGLAGYVYKAASEGRVLTLAALLLNRSESDIKYLLGYVSQHGGQRSTPLIIAARNGHAKVVRLLLEHYRVHTQQTGTVRFDGFVIDGATALWCAAGAGHFEVVKLLVSHGANVNHTTVTNSTPLRAACFDGRLDIVKYLVENNANISIANKYDNTCLMIAAYKGHTDVVRYLLEQHADPNAKAHCGATALHFAAEAGHLEIVRELVKWKAAMMVNGHGMTPLKVAAESCKADVVELLLAHADCDRRSRIEALELLGASFANDRENYDILKTYHYLYLAMLERYRDSENVIEKEVLPQIEAYGNRSECRTPQELESIRQDRDALHMEGLIVRERILGSDNIDVSHPIIYRGAVYADNMEFEQCIKLWLHALHLRQKGNRNTHKDLLRFAQVFSQMIHLNEPVKAKDIESVLRCSVLEIEQGMARIKTTPDADIHTAVDNYECNIFTFLYLVCISTKTQCSEDDQSRINKQIYNLIHLDPRTRDGSSLLHHAVNSGTPVDDFHTNDVCSFPNALVTKLLLDCGADVNAVDNEGNSPLHIIVQYHRPISDFLTLHSIIISLVEAGAHTDMTNKQKKTPLDKSTTGVSEILLKTQMKLSLKCLAARAVRIYNISYQNQIPRTLEEFVQFH, encoded by the exons ATGGAGGGGCTGGCGGGGTACGTGTACAAGGCGGCCAGCGAGGGCCGAGTGCTGACCTTGGCCGCGCTGCTGCTGAACCGCTCCGAGAGCGACATCAAGTACCTGCTGGGCTACGTCAGCCAGCACGGCGGGCAGCGCTCCACGCCGCTCATCATCGCCGCCCGCAACGGGCACGCCAAGGTGGtgcggctgctgctggagcactaCCGGGTCCACACGCAGCAGACCGGCACCGTCCGCTTCGATGG CTTCGTCATCGACGGGGCCACCGCGCTGTGGTGCGCGGCCGGGGCCGGCCACTTTGAGGTGGTCAAGCTGCTGGTGAGCCACGGCGCCAACGTCAACCACACCACGGTGACCAACTCGACGCCGCTGCGGGCGGCCTGCTTCGACGGCCGGCTGGACATCGTCAAGTACCTGGTGGAGAACAACGCCAACATCAGCATCGCCAACAAGTACGACAACACCTGCCTGATGATCGCGGCCTACAAGGGCCACACGGACGTGGTGCGCTACCTCCTGGAGCAGCACGCCGACCCCAACGCCAAGGCCCACTGCGGGGCCACCGCCCTGCACTTCGCCGCCGAGGCCGGCCACCTGGAGATCGTCAGGGAGCTGGTCAAGTGGAAGGCGGCCATGATGGTCAACGGCCACGGCATGACGCCGCTCAAAGTGGCCGCCGAGAGCTGCAAGGCCGACgtggtggagctgctgctggcgcACGCCGACTGCGACAGGAGGAGCAGGATCgaagctctggagctgctgggggccTCGTTTGCCAACGACAGGGAGAACTACGACATTTTGAAGACTTACCACTATTTATATTTAGCCATGCTGGAGAGGTACCGCGACAGCGAGAACGTCATCGAGAAGGAGGTGCTTCCCCAGATCGAGGCCTACGGAAACAGGTCGGAATGCAGGACCCCTCAGGAATTAGAGTCCATTAGGCAGGACAGAGATGCCCTTCACATGGAAGGCCTCATAGTGCGGGAGAGAATCCTGGGCTCGGACAATATCGACGTCTCCCACCCCATCATTTACCGGGGCGCGGTCTACGCGGACAACATGGAGTTCGAGCAGTGCATCAAGCTCTGGCTCCACGCCCTGCACCTGCGGCAGAAAGGCAACAGGAACACCCACAAGGACCTGCTGAGGTTCGCCCAGGTCTTCTCCCAGATGATCCACCTGAACGAGCCCGTGAAAGCCAAGGATATCGAGAGCGTGCTGCGCTGCAGCGTGCTGGAGATCGAGCAGGGCATGGCGCGCATCAAAACCACCCCGGACGCCGACATCCACACGGCCGTGGACAACTACGAGTGCAACATCTTCACCTTCCTCTACCTGGTGTGCATCTCCACCAAGACGCAGTGCAGCGAGGACGACCAGTCCCGCATCAACAAGCAGATCTACAACCTGATCCACCTGGACCCGCGCACGCGCGACGGCTCCAGCCTGCTGCACCACGCCGTCAACTCCGGCACGCCCGTGGACGACTTCCACACCAACGACGTGTGCAGCTTCCCCAACGCCCTGGTCaccaagctgctgctggactgcGGCGCCGACGTCAACGCCGTGGACAACGAGGGCAACAGCCCTCTGCACATCATCGTGCAGTACCACCGGCCCATCAGCGACTTCTTGACGTTGCACTCCATCATCATCAGCCTGGTGGAGGCCGGCGCCCACACGGACATGACcaacaagcagaagaaaacccctctGGATAAAAGCACCACCGGGGTGTCCGAAATCCTCCTTAAAACTCAAATGAAGCTGAGTCTCAAGTGCCTGGCTGCCCGCGCCGTGCGGATCTACAACATCAGCTACCAAAACCAGATCCCCAGAACTCTGGAGGAGTTTGTCCAGTTCCACTAG